In the Ranitomeya imitator isolate aRanImi1 chromosome 2, aRanImi1.pri, whole genome shotgun sequence genome, GTGCACCTGCAAAGCAAAGCCTACTGCCTGCCTCCCCAGAAGCCAGTGGAAAGTGCTGCAGATGCTGGATACAGCAGGTATCTGGGTACAACAAAATATTGTCCCTCAGCACTAATGATCTGGTCACttgtttcctagaaaaaatcaaccatatGTCAGGACATTTTCATACAGTCCCATCAGAGCCTAGATCTCTTTTCCtctcgcacctcaagctcactgttGAACCTGTTGCAGAAGAAGTTACCAGGCTCTTGGCTTCTTCTCTCCCTACATCATGCATCAATGACCTTATTCCCTCACATCTTTGTCTTTCACCCCGGCTGTGATTACCTACCTAACTAAAATATTGACAGTCTTTCTTCTGGTAACTGCCCTCTTCATTCAAGCATGCCATCATAATCCCTCTactaaaaaaaaagacaaaaaaataaaaaccatcCCTTGACCAGAAGTTCGCTGTTAAGTATAGACATGTCTcaccttcccttcatctctaaactcctagaACGCCAGGTCTGCTCctatctaatccgctatctctcagatcactCTGTTCTTCACCCTTTACAATccagtttctgctctttacactctctaCTGATTCTGCCCTCCCTAAAGTCTCTAGTGATCTACCACCTAAATCTAATGGTCCCTGCtggttctcctggatctctctgcagcattggaCACAGTGGATATACTCCTCTCTATCGACCTcagggacaccgttctctcctggttctcctcctacctctctgacccctccgtgttttttttttttttttgcaggttctTATTCCTTTAATCTTCCTCTTTATTATAAAGGTTACTTAATCTCAGTCCTCTTCTCTATATACACCACCCCTATTGGACGAACCCCTATTGGACGATCAATCCACggatttggtttccagtatcatctctcTTTTTTTGAATCTGATAACTTTTTATTAATATTTTcccaaaaaaaatccagaaatcaaAATTCAGAACAAAACTCcctcccctctcctccccccctCTACAACATTCAATTATAGTTGCTGGAAAAAAATGGGATAAACGTTGATTTATTCTGCTCTGCTTAATAACTGAAGATTTGGGCGTGTTAAAATGAAATTTGGTTTTATTGAATGCGTTTCGAAGTACTGAGACTCTGCTTCATCAGGAAATGCCACAAATTATAGCTGCTGAGAAGACCTAAATATCCATTAGTTGTCTTTTTGGCTAAGTTCACACGGagattttttgttgcgtttttataatgctttttttaaatctaattttcagttgttttacagtaCCACCAAAGCCTATGCAcacgcattgtttttttttttttttttgtcatcaagattttgtgctttgcatgttttgggagtacatagagcatgtcacttctttcagcggtttttccattgacttgaatgggtggtgaaaaaaacgcaggtatcgtcttttgctgctttttttgtgccaaaacctgattctatgggataggactttttttttttttcaacactaatcagcatgcacaagagacaaatctagcatgcgaaaaatgcataaaaaaaacgctgccaaaccaccccccccccccccccccaaggaaaacCTGCTTCAAATCAGGTTTTGCTGTTGAAAAAAAGCCTattgtgaacttaccctaacaggTAACACTCACTCATGTTACCTCCAtctccttaatgacagccaatacgtcttttaactgaccttagatataagagaatggcctcatacaggtgacaatccagcagctgtccgctgtacattatagctgacaacttgctgcatcagcgatgatcagtgtttgcaccgtccatatctgtttaaccccttagatgctgctgtcaatagtgactacatcattatgaatggttaacagtgtgggggctaccTCTTTGTCCAAActtgtgccctcagatcatgattttgtggtcctgatgtttgccatggcaattcacgaccaaatcgcggccttagagtctgacggctgtagtaatctgttcagaagttagagacatttaggtggtaaaaatacacattttcatttctgtcataccactttgcattaattcctgtaaagcacctgaagggttaataaactacctgacagcagttttcaatttgtctaggggtgctgttttgaaaatggtatcatgtttgggggtttcccaatatataggacccctaaagtcacttcaaacatggataggtccctaaaaaaataaatgttgtaaatttccttgaaaaaatgaaaaattgctgctacattttgaaACCTCCCAAAATGCtaaagaaataaaaacattttacaaatggtgctgatgtaaagcaaacatgagggaaatgttatttattaatgttttcctgtggtatgaccatctggattaaagggataatcattcaaatttagaaaattgctaatttttttacatttttctcaaatttttgatattttttttttttgtttcaataatttttatttgaaAGATATCACAAAAATCTCCCAACATAGGAGTATCAAATGTACATAAATCATACAAATATCAACAGTATCGTGGTGTTGTAAGAAGGAGTTATTAATGTTGAGTAACTTAAGACAAGACGAGGACAAGACAGACACAAAGGGGGTTATGCTCAGAATCATGAACAATATATAACCTCTCTATAAAATTACGAAATATTTTTTCGCAACAACAATCATCAGACAGACTTCAACACCAGCTATATCAGGTGTTTTCATTCCTCCGCAGAGGCAGAAAGGAGTTAGTGCCTCACGGGGAAAGGGTGAGAGCCAACTTCACTCGATCATCCGGAAATAGTTCCAGCCATGGCGTCCAGATTTGAAAGAAGGAGTTCCAGCCATCAGTCCTCGTTGCCTGGATGCGTTCATATATCATGATAGTGTTCATTCTATCTTTGACCTGAGATACCGAGAGCGTAGGAGACCTCCATTTTGATGCTATATGTATTTTGGTCGCCATTCCCAACAGTACCACCAGTCTGTGTAGATTTTTGGACAAACCCTGCGGTTTTAGTCCTAGAAGGAAGGTCAATGGGTTCATTGATGTCTCTTTTCCATACATCCTGTCTACCAAAAGCTTTACCTCCTGCCAAAGGTCAGATACCACCGGGCAGGTCCACCAAATGTGTACCATATCTCCATGTGCGTCACAGCCCCTAAAACATTTGTCGGAGACTTGAGGATATATGGCATGCAGCCTCGTGGGAACTAGGTATGTTCTATGTAGAACTCTGAGGGAAGTCTcaaccagagacacctggtgggagCCTCTTGATAAGGCATTACAACAGCTCTGCCACTCCCCCAGCGAGATATCAAACCCCAGGTCCTCCTCCCACTGTTGCATAAATTTAAGCTTTTTCTCTTCCTGTATGTTAGCAAAGGAAGAGTATAAGTAAGAGATGGCCCCCCCACCCAATGGGTCAGTAGAACATTTTTGTTCAAATCCAGTGAGTCGGAAAGGTTTCCCACTCGATACATATTTTCTAGCAAAATCAAAGATTTGGTTAATACGGAATGCTTCTCTAACTGGCGGATCATATTTTTGAATGAACTCTTGTTTAGATAGGACTATGTTTAACGGGGAGCAGAGGTGTTTTATTGTGGTTATTCCTCTTAGATTCCACCAAGAGAAGGACTGGGGGTCAAGACCCGGGGGGAAGACCGGGTTGCAAAATAATGAATTTAGTGGCGTGTTCTTGGTTTGTAGCTCATTCTTAAATCTCTCCTTTCTCCAGAGGAGCAGAGACTGAGCCGCAAAAGGCGACAAATTAGTGATATATTTAGGGAGCTTAGCTTCAGTCCACAGTAGGCCCATCAGTGAGTAAGGTTTCAATAGAAATGACTCCAACTGGACCCATCTAGGTTTATCAACGGTTGTGCAAATTCTAGTTAGTTGGGCAATTTGGGCCGCTTTGAAATAATGTATGAAATTGGGTAAGGAGAATCCTCCTTTTTTCCGGTGAATTAACATGATCTGTTGTTTGATCCTAGGTTTTTTCCCTTGCCATATAAATTTAGAAACCATAGAATGTATATCGTGTAATACTCTCGATGGGACTGGAATGGGGAGGGAGCGGAACAGGTATAGGAACCTTGGGAGGGAGACCATTTTTATGGCATTTATTCTGCCTAACCATGAAAGTGTCAATGACGACCATTTAGTCAGGTCTCGTTGGAAATTCTTTATAAGGGGGGTATAGTTCCATTTATATAAGGTAGATttgttatttttgatatttttaataaataaacacaaaacttattgacctaaatttaccattatcataaagtataatgtgtcatgaaaaaataatctcaaaatcactgggatttgttgaagcgttgcagagttattaccagataaaataacactggtcagatttcaaaaatttggctctgtcactaaggggttaaaaacctccCCAGAATCTGACATTTGAggacctcactcctcctgtaactggtcAACTATGTTTTGCTTTGTGAGTTGTCTccttgcttaattgtaaagtgctgtggaatatgttggtgctatataaataaaattgtcATTTATGCATGTATATAGCTGTTAACAGGTTAGATGTGAGATGTATGTGCAGCGTAATAATCATGATGAGACATTTATTGCATAGTGGAAGTTCTTCATATTCCTGTGGGACTTTGTGTTGCCATTCTTTAATTTCAAGACCCCCTGCTTGCTGTCATTAAAAAGGAGAATCCTCGCAtgcatccctttttttttttttttttgctcatggaTGTCTCTTGAAATATTGTCTGTGTTACTTGGGATGTAaatatgaataattttttttttttttcccctttaagaAATGAAATGTCTTACTGCTCCTCAAGGGAGAGGTCAGATGCAGTGCATGCCCACCAAGAAGCTTTAGCAGAAAGAGGCGAGGAATATCTCACTGGCAGTTATGAGAAGTCTGCAGGAAACTTCAGTAGCTGCATCTCCCCACGAGGCCAGGACTGTTCATACCCGCATCTAGAAAGTGCCGCAGATTCTGCTGTCAGTCGGGCTCCGATGAGCTGCGCGCAGTGTAGATCGTCAGAGTTTATGAATGAGAAGAAGCCTCAGTTTAATGGCTGGGGGTACGTGCACCATCAGAAGTCCTCTGATACCTCAAGTAGTGCAGAAGAAGATAAGGAAGAGCAGAATGTGggttgtgaagcatggaggaaggaaGACCGAGGCAGCCAGGACTCTACTGGTGGTGCAGACTGGAGGAATGAGTCCACCACCAACTCCCCACAGGCACACTCTGAGCACCTGGGAAGGAGTCGTCGCACTGGTCCTATAAAGAAACCGGTGCTCAAAGCGCTTAAGGTGGAGGAGAAGGAGCTGGAGAAAAGCAAACTTGAATCCAAGGAGCCAGTAAAAACCATAAAGGAGAAGCTTCTGGCAAAGCCTGAGAGCACAGCAAAGCTGGAGCCTGCTCCTATAAGCTCCTCGTCAAGCTCTACAACTGAGGAGAAGCCACAACTTACTGTCAACGATTCGGAAAAAAATCCCCAAGAGAAGGTGGAGAAAGCATGGGGCATGAAGTCATCTACTCGTGAATCAAACACAGCTTCCCAAACCAAAAGGAGCAACTGGATATTTATTGATGAAGAGCAGGCTTTTGGGGGTAGAACCCATGGCCGTGGAAGAGGCAGAGGGTTCAGAGACTTTACGTTCCGAGGCCGAGGTTCGACCGGCCCTTATAATGGTCAGAGGGTTAACAGAGGCAGAGGGCTCCGAGAATTTAACCCCACTGAGGATTtccgaaatagggtcccccgaaggCGCGGTGTTAGTGAAACGCACAGTGAAGGGTCCGAATATGAGGAGCTCCCCAAACGCAGACGTCAGCGGGGGTCAGAAAACGAAAGCATTGTGGAAAGAGAAGCCGATGACACGAGGAAAGGAGACTTCCAAGATTCCTGGCGCTCCAATAGAAATTACTCTGACGAGTCGAATAGTATAGACTCTAAATCCAGGGCCCCGAGGGCTTTTGGGAGGTCTCTTCCTCCCAGACTTAGCAACAGTTATAGCAGGCGGCCCTTCATATCCAAGGAGTCTTCACACTGGAGTGCCAAGTCTGGGGGGTCGAACTGGCAAGAGTATAGCATACCCTCAGACTCCTATGTCATGCGGCATAATGCCGACAGAGAGCATGGAAATGACTACAGCTACTCCGACTCCTTCCATCACAGGAGAGGATTCGATGAAACCCAAGGAGATGATCGACGGACATTTTTCCAAGACGAATATTCAGATCGGGAGAGTCTGGATAAAAGATCATTTGTGAGGAGACGACCTCCTCGTCAAGATAAACCCCCAAGATTTCGACGCCTCAGGCAGGAGAGGGAATCTGCCGGGCACTGGAGCAGTGAGGAGATTGGGAGCATTATGAACAGCCATGAGCACTGGCAGACCCGTCCAAGGATGCCGCTTACCGAAAGATCGGGGCCACCTGCCAGGCGTTCTCCTGACCACTGTTACCACAACTCAGAACATGTGAACGAGGATTGGGAAACTGCATCAGAGAGCAGTGACTTCAGCGAGAAGAGGCCTGGAGAGGTGGATGGGGATGGAAATCTTTCCGGAAACTGCTTTTCCGAGAAAAGAGAACTGTCCAAAAGGAGCTTCTCCAGCCAAAGACCCCTAGTGGACCGACGCAAGGCAGAATCTTCTGGGTATGATGAGAAGCCATCAAGGGTCGGAGGGAGCTCTCGGGACTATCAGCAAAACCCATCTTCTGGGAAGACCAGGTAAACTGGGTCTACAAAGCCAGATGGTGTTAGTGGGGGTTAGGTGAAGTTGGGTTTCGTACAGTTGACATTTCTCAACTCCCCAGACAGATTATTAAAGGGGTATTAAACATTTATCGCATGGCCACAGGACACAAATATCGGATGGATGATGGCGCTTAGCTCTGCTTCcttcttacatttttttttccccccttctatCCTTAAAGTCGCTGCTCTGAAGACTCTTACACACAAGATGGCAGCCACCACCGCTATGGGTTAGAAAGGTCTTCTCAGTGCGATATCGCAGAATGCAAGAAGTCAGAGCGAGATTCCAGGCCGGCAGGGCTAAAAGTGGGCGAGAAATCGGAAACTATGACTGCCTTTGAACTGAAATATGGAGGTAGATATGATCTTTGTTCTGTGTGACTTGCAGACAATATGAGATTTGTCATTAATGTTGCTGCTGCCTCCAGACTCCGTTATTGAGGATGATGTTGATCTGGGTGGAGAGCCTTATTCAGACATGACCAATAAACCACGACGAGCTCTGGATAAAGATCGTAGGAAAAAAGATCAGATGGTGCAGGTGAGAGATTTGTGTCTCTAGTGTATTCCATAGGACTTTACAGGATATCTCAATCTGTCTGCTCTGCTGTAtaggtgcccaccaaaagcagcaGCATACAATCAAGGATCCCTCCTCGCTTTGCCAAAAAGCAGAACAGCATGTGCATGGATCAAACCGATGTTCCTGGGAAAGAGATCTGGGAAAGCGGCAGTCAAAGTTAGTAATGGTCCTTAACTCATATAATCTGTAGATCTGGAGCATGTCGTGGGGACTCTTGCTGACAGTACCCatgaattaaagggaacttgtgaaGTAGACTGCATAGTTTGCCATTGAGGTGAATGCAACAAATGCTGCAAAACCCATGCATCAAAATGTAATTCCTGATCTTAAGTGCCATGACAATAATTTGTTCTCCTTTCTAGACATCTCCGTCCAGTCGGGAAGTGATTCCTGGGGTAAGCCTGGCAGCAGTTTCAGTACAGAGTCTGCGCCCTCTGAGGTGAGATTTCTGGCTTCTGGACATGCATTCATCCCTGTAATTACTTGCTTTGGTCTCTATGATGTTCCAATAGATCCTGCCGACCCTTCACCATGTACTCAATAGAAGGGAAGTGAGGAGACGTATGTACTGAGAGACTGCTCCTCCTCATTGGCCTTGGGATTGCAGCACACAGGGATGGTCATTCACCCCCTCCCCTAGTCTCCTACAACAATCCTAGACTTACAGGACCCAGCAATCGTCCTGCAGACTTCATGTAGTCTATCTTGTGACGTTATTCGTAGGGATTCAAAGGCAGCCAGGGTGACAGCGGCATTGACctcagtgccgaatctcgagaatcgTCCGCCACTTCCTCACAGCGTAGCTCTCCATATGGGACAATGAAACCAGAGGAGCTGAATGGTGCCGTCATGGTTGAGACGAAATCAGAGTGTCCTAAAGAGCTGGGTCAAAAATCGTCAGAAAAGAAGGTGTGTTCCATCTTAGTACGATGAACTAGACTTCTAAATGTGCTGTGCCGGTAGAGAACTTTTTAGTGGGTCCATCAGTAGGATGCTGCACCGCCATTGTCCTGCCGCTACCGGTTTAGTGAACAAGAATCTGTCAGTTTTCGTAATTCTCCCATGTTCTGGATGTGGGTTCTCTTCTCCTCGGTCTACACTATTTGCTTACCTCGTGCCTTTTCTCTTGCAGGAGCCAGATTCCAGTTCTGGAATGAACAAGGAACACAAGCCAGGTCCCATTGGCAACGAGCGCTCTCTAAAGAACAGGAAAGGTTCAGAAGGAGCGGAGCGATTAGAGGGCAGCCTGCCGCCTGTAAATACTGTCGAGATCCACGTGGATTCTGTTCTTCCCGTGCCTCCTATTGAATTTGGAGTAAGCGCAAAAGTGAGGATTGTCTTGCTATCCTTTCCTAGCAAACTTGCCCCTCCTGCTGCTGCCGCCGCTTCCATCCTGAATGACTTCTAGttgtatttttctcttttatcaatttgtaaaaataaacattcatttttttatttgtgttttttttttttttttttttttcccctgcacaGGATGCAGATTACTCATTACCCCCTGGAACTTCTCCTGGACCTTCTGCTAGTTCTGTTGCCAAACTTCAGGATGCTCTAGTGAACAAGGTGAATATATCATTCATCTTGCCTTTACACTTGAGACATTGAGGTCAGGAACCCCCTGtcgtgataataatggggtctttaTGTTGGATCCATTGCTTTGCAATACTTGCTGCAGCCCCTGGGTGACGACTCCAGATCTCTCCATGTACAGGCGGAGGGGAGTGTAGACAGCGGAGCTGATGCTGAGTATTGTACTGCATTTATTACATCTGTAATGATAAATACTCCAGTGATGGGAATACTTTAAATCAGGggtcctcaactccagtcctcaattcccaccaacaggtcatgttttcaggatttcctttgcattgcacaggtgatgcaattattacctgggcaagactaaggaaatcctgaaaacatgacatgttggtgggccttgaggactggagttggggacccctgctttaaatgATATTGAACTTACTGTTTTCTTCTTATTGCAGGCTGGTCTATCACAGTCTATACCCATGCTGAGAAGAGACCATCACCTCCAGCAAGGGATGGGACTAAACCCCATGTCATACCCCACTGCCGACCTCACACTGAAGGTAAAGATAAAAGGCCCCTCCGTGTGACTAAATTCCCACCACCCCTGTCTGCGCACAACTCTCTGGTGGGAGCAGACCGATTCACCTGCAGGATCATAAAGCCTATAGATTTCATTCCATCTCTTTCTGATGGCTCCCTATAAGTGACTTTGGGGGTTCCCGTATTGGGATTAATTTATTTCCTCTGTAACCTGCAGATGGAGTCTGCCCGCAAGGCCTGGGAGAACTCGCCCAGTTTGCCGGAGCAGAGCTCCCCTGCCGGCCCCAGCTCAGGGATACAGCCGACCTCCAGTGTGGGAACTTCTACAGGTGTCAATTACAGCTCCTTTGGGGGGGTGTCGATGCCTCCCATGCCTGTTGCCTCTGTGGCCCCATCAGCTTCTTTGCCaggtatcctttttttttttttttttttctccttttgctTGAAGTGCTTATTTTCAGTCCATatctagagctgcattcataattctgcgcGCTATGAAGCAGATTGGCTGGTTCAGAATTTTACACTCTGCTGTAGGCTGATGGGTCATTACACAGTCTCAGGGGGGACCActtttgaatgcagctctgggtgtgagtgGAGATAGCGGGATGTTACCCTGCATCAGGCTTTATATTGTGCTGATGATGATATTCGGTTTCTGTGATGCTCCAATAGATCCTTCTGACCCTTCTCCTCGTACTCAGAAGGGACCTGAGGAGATTTGTTTACTGAGAGACTGTAATGggaattatattattttattttttgggggtattTTACGACTATCAGGTCAGGGaggtgaaaacaaaaaaatctccTAGCCTGGTGGCACATCCTCTGTAGTTGGCAtccactgatcggctgcagcgttCTCATTTTTTGTGTGGTATGCTAACGCTGGTGCACTTTTCACTTTCCCACTGGTTGTTGATCCCTGCAGACCAGTAGGGAATGTGGCACCGGACCAGGATGTGAATATTATATTCACTTCCCTGGATCCACCAAAAAGAGGCTGTCCAGTAATGGACAGCTCTTTTTGATCTTCTGATCACAGGATTATTGCTCTCAGGatttcttctcttctgtctttctgcatttttttttttttttttttttttttaggtaaccacatTCCCCCTCTCTACCTGGAAAGTCACATGTTTGCAGGGCAGCCGCGCCTCGTCCAGCAGACAATACCTCAGCAGCAAGGATACCAACAGGTCTGTACTGTCCATTGCTTCTTCCACTTGGAGATGCTCAGCCTCCATGATGTTTCAATAGATCCTGCTGATTCTTTACTGCGTACTCAAAAGAGAACTGAGGACATTTTGTGTCTGAGAGGCTGATGCATAATGCGCAATGATGGGATCCATAAACTTCCTGTAGTAAACTGGGCTGACATCCATCAGAGCTCAGGATGGGGTCCTTCATGGTATTGGATAACGTAGATGCAAGTCCTGCAGCTAGAGGGATTATTTAACACCTTGTGATCTATCCATCATGAGGCAGGTGGGGTGTGTGGCACTGTCCTGCCAGGAATCCTTATTGCTACAATGTCGGGGTGCATTTACTCCTTTGTGGTGTATACAGGATTTTGCATTTGCTTTTTCTGTGCTTTCTGACAGGCCGCAGCCGCCCAGCAGATTCCCATGTCTATCCACACATCACTGCAAGCGCAGGCTCAGTTGAGCATGAGAGGAGGACTTCCTGTGTCCCAGTCACAAGACATGTACAGCTCCATGCAGCCCTTTAGGTAATGCCTGCAGCCGGCCTGTGTATGGCCCGGTCCTGTCACCTCTGTCTAATATTCTGCATGTCCCACACTGTGCGTATCGTGTCTCCAGGTCCCAGGTGTACATGCACCCCAGCTTGTCCCAGCCCAGTGCCATGGTTCTGACCAGTGGCACCGGACTGAAGCCCCAGTACTCCCCGTTTCCCGGAATGCAGCCTCTGGAGATGGTGAAGACGCAGCCGGCGTCCCCTTATCAGCCTCTCGGCGGAAGTCAGCAACTTGTGTATGAGAGTCAGCTGAACCAGGCAGCTAGCATGGGGGCCTCGCAGATAATGGACTCCCCTCTCACACAGGTGAGCGCGGAGGAGTCTCCTCATTTCAGCTATGTTGGCACATGTCACACTAAACCCCTCTCTTGTAGCTAACTATGCCCATGGCTGGCTCTCAGCTGGGGATGCCTCGGTATAACTCCGGACCACAGCCAATGCTTCTACCGCAGTCCATTCAGATCCCACAGGGGCAGAACATGCCGGTGGGCGCTCCACGGAGGATGCAACCCTCAGTCCTGACCGCAAGTCGAGAAGTGAGTGAGCGCTTTTATGGTGCTTATAAATGAGGTGGGGAGGGAATCGTTATAAAAaccacacaaaatatatatatatgtatgtattctcATAAGTTCATGCTACAGTGATATTTCCTCATGAGTTGAGCATTTAAATGGAAGCCGCAATGGTGATTTCCTCATCATCAAGCCAACAACAGTGGTGGTATACACCCCAAGAAATGTCAATGTCTCAGTAACTTGTCGTGTGGCCTTGAGCATCCATTATATCTTGACAACGACGTCTCCTGCTCCTCACAAGTGCACGAGTTATTGTCTGAGGCATCCCAGTCTTCTTGAAAGTCGGCCCTCGGGTCATTGAGGTTGTGGGGTACAGAGTCATGAGCCTCTACATGGCGACTCAGCTgatcccataggttttctatggatTCAGATCTGGAGAAAGTGCAGGCTGCTGTATTTGAGGTCCTCC is a window encoding:
- the PRRC2B gene encoding protein PRRC2B isoform X6, translated to MSDRLGQISKGKDGKSKYSSLNLFDKYKGKSIEAVRSTVIPRHGLQSLGKVAAARRMPPPANLPSLKSENKGNDPNIIIVPKDGTGWANKQEHPDQKSSSVTVPQPQESLPQQGLPKSVSNLQKPITVNSPENINLVPGGPKSWAQLNGKPAGHEGGSRGSNRLLSFSPEEFPTLKAAGEQDKVGKEKSGLDPSYGPGPSLRPQSKPLALLPDVTSWREGGGRSITGVISPTVSPAEPGSKSTAPADGAPSTVQATSDPKELSLRPAQPTRKGASPFMGNSYHPPTYHDMLPAFMCSQHPQEPTGTLDRASFPILSSQSRLEPRVPFRQYQMNNQDGRKEIRPSGGGLRPVRSQRSQPERAPRATIINAEDLKELDDLDNDAEDGWAGLHDEVDYSEKLKFSEDEDEDEAPKDSRSKWNGWDCRRQRQVSFTSTDSTEMMKHPVEDGKVWTDQVVHPRPTRRGQEPVQAAPRKANSWATVAEHPMSTSAAVLRQASVEEKDEKASSRQKFVTSEISEAVERARKRREEEERRTREERLAACAAKLKQLDQKTKQATKSGSETPKRMENKENEDPRSPVSDRSSAQENVQSFRREFSQESPSEYLDEEPTVAPRGESSSEDDCRESMSPVQDFSKHQKLIPPRFQRQQQEQLYKMQQWQQQQQAYMASTHTNHTRPFYSHHPQMLGFDPRWMMMPSYMDPRMTQGRTAVDFYPSSIHPPGVMKHMIQQESVGGSCQPDDCQPSDCRPPSAEPMSAWSQDSYVHLQSKAYCLPPQKPVESAADAGYSRNEMSYCSSRERSDAVHAHQEALAERGEEYLTGSYEKSAGNFSSCISPRGQDCSYPHLESAADSAVSRAPMSCAQCRSSEFMNEKKPQFNGWGYVHHQKSSDTSSSAEEDKEEQNVGCEAWRKEDRGSQDSTGGADWRNESTTNSPQAHSEHLGRSRRTGPIKKPVLKALKVEEKELEKSKLESKEPVKTIKEKLLAKPESTAKLEPAPISSSSSSTTEEKPQLTVNDSEKNPQEKVEKAWGMKSSTRESNTASQTKRSNWIFIDEEQAFGGRTHGRGRGRGFRDFTFRGRGSTGPYNGQRVNRGRGLREFNPTEDFRNRVPRRRGVSETHSEGSEYEELPKRRRQRGSENESIVEREADDTRKGDFQDSWRSNRNYSDESNSIDSKSRAPRAFGRSLPPRLSNSYSRRPFISKESSHWSAKSGGSNWQEYSIPSDSYVMRHNADREHGNDYSYSDSFHHRRGFDETQGDDRRTFFQDEYSDRESLDKRSFVRRRPPRQDKPPRFRRLRQERESAGHWSSEEIGSIMNSHEHWQTRPRMPLTERSGPPARRSPDHCYHNSEHVNEDWETASESSDFSEKRPGEVDGDGNLSGNCFSEKRELSKRSFSSQRPLVDRRKAESSGYDEKPSRVGGSSRDYQQNPSSGKTSRCSEDSYTQDGSHHRYGLERSSQCDIAECKKSERDSRPAGLKVGEKSETMTAFELKYGDSVIEDDVDLGGEPYSDMTNKPRRALDKDRRKKDQMVQVPTKSSSIQSRIPPRFAKKQNSMCMDQTDVPGKEIWESGSQNISVQSGSDSWGKPGSSFSTESAPSEGFKGSQGDSGIDLSAESRESSATSSQRSSPYGTMKPEELNGAVMVETKSECPKELGQKSSEKKEPDSSSGMNKEHKPGPIGNERSLKNRKGSEGAERLEGSLPPVNTVEIHVDSVLPVPPIEFGVSAKDADYSLPPGTSPGPSASSVAKLQDALVNKAGLSQSIPMLRRDHHLQQGMGLNPMSYPTADLTLKMESARKAWENSPSLPEQSSPAGPSSGIQPTSSVGTSTGVNYSSFGGVSMPPMPVASVAPSASLPGNHIPPLYLESHMFAGQPRLVQQTIPQQQGYQQAAAAQQIPMSIHTSLQAQAQLSMRGGLPVSQSQDMYSSMQPFRSQVYMHPSLSQPSAMVLTSGTGLKPQYSPFPGMQPLEMVKTQPASPYQPLGGSQQLVYESQLNQAASMGASQIMDSPLTQLTMPMAGSQLGMPRYNSGPQPMLLPQSIQIPQGQNMPVGAPRRMQPSVLTASRESSQMEMKGFHFAEGKQSMQTAASVQAQHSYRR